DNA sequence from the Triticum urartu cultivar G1812 unplaced genomic scaffold, Tu2.1 TuUngrouped_contig_6812, whole genome shotgun sequence genome:
TGCCTGTGTCGTTGCGGCCGGCGAGGACCATGACGATGAGCTTCTCGTTGGCGCGGCAGTTGGCCTCGACGCCGCTGACGAAGAAGAAGGCGCCGGGGCGGTCCAGGCTGAAGACGGTGTTGCCGTCGGCGAACTTCTTGTCGTACGACGACGTGTTGCAGGCGTTGTAGTCCGCCGGCTGCACCACCAGCACCGAATCCTTGTCCTTGGGGTACACGAACACTGCACAAGCACAAAACCACCATTAATAACAcatcaagaagaaga
Encoded proteins:
- the LOC125531111 gene encoding early nodulin-like protein 1; translation: MAKGAGYGLGFACFALVAAMAGAAQFKVGGDSGWSVAGASKESYNTWAMKNRFQVGDTLVFVYPKDKDSVLVVQPADYNACNTSSYDKKFADGNTVFSLDRPGAFFFVSGVEANCRANEKLIVMVLAGRNDT